In Cydia fagiglandana chromosome 9, ilCydFagi1.1, whole genome shotgun sequence, a single window of DNA contains:
- the LOC134667201 gene encoding oxidoreductase-like domain-containing protein 1, which yields MVISKLLLLRPFNRNNFRPRIKYCTTKTEAEIEKEKELERLANDASIDEPPTSCCQSGCANCVFIVWAETLSKKMNNAGPEIAEKIMKSVQDPSLRAYLEMELRLRGVNK from the exons ATGGTT ATTTCAAAACTCTTGCTCCTAAGACCATTCAATAGAAACAATTTTAGACCACGTATTAAATACTGTACAACGAAAACTGAAGCGGAAATAGAAAAAGAAAAGGAACTTGAGCGGCTAGCAAATGAC GCATCAATAGATGAACCCCCAACATCATGCTGCCAATCCGGCTGTGCCAACTGTGTCTTCATTGTGTGGGCGGAGACCTTGAGTAAGAAGATGAATAATGCGGGCCCGGAGATAGCGGAGAAGATCATGAAGTCAGTTCAAGACCCATCTCTGAGAGCCTACTTGGAAATGGAGCTAAGGCTGCGAGGAGTTAATAAATAG